Proteins encoded by one window of Yamadazyma tenuis chromosome 2, complete sequence:
- a CDS encoding uncharacterized protein (EggNog:ENOG503NUF0; COG:G), translated as MPNMSLSRRILKLFWTDLYESKVEQKLVAKVDGFILSYCCVSYFINYLDRTAFSNAYVTGMQESLGLKGNQYNVINNCLTVGYIISMPIHAILLQKIKPRYYFPINQILWAICTMSTAACKSFSSVCAVRFLLGCFESSTFSGTIYVLGFWLKRDEIGKRIGVFAASGVAGSMISGYIQTAIYNNMNGTHGLASWRWMFIIDGIVVFPLSLYGVFFFPDTPTTTKMFYFTEEELEVARNRLPPPKPNTKLDFTLIRRALFDWKLPVLSMLWVLGGAIEAISNQSVMILSMKAEGTYTVAQINQWPTAVNGVGIFSILVAAVYNDALPDHKWEFIGFIGLLQLIAASILLKWDVSLGGRLFAYYLAGTSYGGQSLYFAWANEICQGDDPLRALTVFCMNMFSSVLFCFWGTLLYPASSAPKYHKGMITSIVTSLLLVCWGILVKLLFDWQKRRDANKVDPLEFSSDHSNDEVVSKEIIPLEQKE; from the exons ATGCCT AACATGTCcttgtcaagaagaattctCAAGCTTTTCTGGACTGACCTTTACGAGtccaaagttgaacaaaaacttgtggCTAAGGTAGATGGTTTCATCTTATCATACTGTTGTGTATCATATTTCATCAACTACTTGGATAGAACCGCTTTCTCTAACGCTTATGTCACAGGTATGCAAGAGTCTTTAGGGTTGAAAGGAAACCAATACaatgtcatcaacaattGCTTGACGGTCGGTTATATCATTTCGATGCCTATTCATGCTATTCTATTGCAGAAGATCAAACCCAGGTACTATTTTCCCATTAACCAGATATTATGGGCTATCTGTACAATGTCTACAGCTGCCTGTAAGTCATTTTCATCTGTTTGTGCAGTACGGTTTCTTTTGGGATGTTTTGAACTGAGTACCTTCTCCGGTACCATTTATGTTTTAGGTTTCTGGTTGAAGAGAGACGAGATTGGAAAGAGAATAGgtgtttttgcagcctcGGGTGTAGCAGGGTCTATGATCTCGGGGTATATTCAGACAGCCATTTATAACAATATGAATGGTACTCATGGATTGgcaagttggagatggatGTTCATTATTGATGGTATAGTTGTTTTCCCACTCAGTCTCTATGGGGTATTTTTCTTTCCTGATAcgcccaccaccaccaaaatgtTCTATTTCAcggaagaagagttggaggTTGCAAGAAACAGACTACCACCCCCTAAACCCAATACCAAGTTGGACTTTACCCTTATCCGGAGAGCTTTATTTGATTGGAAGTTACCAGTTCTTAGTATGTTGTGGGTATTAGGTGGAGCCATAGAAGCTATTTCGAACCAGTCAGTTATGATTTTGTCCATGAAAGCAGAAGGTACGTACACGGTTGCCCAAATTAACCAATGGCCTACTGCAGTAAATGGGGTGGGTATATTTTCGATATTGGTTGCAGCCGTTTATAACGATGCATTACCCGACCATAAATGGGAGTTTATTGGATTCATTGGTCTTCTTCAGCTTATTGCAgcttcaattcttcttaAATGGGACGTATCCTTGGGAGGTAGACTTTTCGCCTATTATCTTGCAGGTACATCTTATGGGGGGCAATCGCTTTATTTTGCCTGGGCAAATGAAATATGCCAGGGAGATGATCCATTAAGAGCTTTGACCGTATTCTGTATGAATATGTTTTCGTCTGTGTTATTTTGTTTCTGGGGAACTCTCCTTTATCCTGCCAGTAGTGCCCCTAAATACCACAAAGGTATGATCACTTCTATAGTGACATCGCTTTTATTGGTGTGCTGGGGTATTTTGGTCAAGCTTTTGTTTGACTGGCAAAAGAGAAGAGATGCCAATAAAGTTGATCCGCTTGAGTTTAGTAGTGACCATAGTAACGACGAAGTTGTTTCTAAGGAGATTATCCCTTTAGAGCAAAAAGAGTAA
- a CDS encoding uncharacterized protein (COG:O; EggNog:ENOG503NX8Z), which translates to MTGKKLNVVGLNCGTSIDGIDVAQLEVSLEQADNAAGFFSLNVKLLHYSEAQIDPHLKKLVLDTCYPGKSTTIADVCDLNFAIGEAFGNAVLDSGINLDEVDLISSHGQTVWHEPRGGVRNSTLQLGEPSVISQLTGKTVVSGFRTAEVAVGRQGAPICGFLESALLHDDAKVIISQNIGGIGNATVIDPKLTFFQFDTGPGNMMIDTAVKILTDNQKQYDVSGSMANEGENEIDHEYVEAFLNQPYFGLSPPKTTGRELFGDNVSERITKELISKGLSPSGVVATITRITSESISRAYEMHVLPQVTNSEIDEIYLCGGGAYNTNLVKNLQKRFPTTKVAKLNERSPVNAESKEAVAFAILGYLCITGAYAEIPRFSESEEKTHMGVITPGKNFNRLFSWISGLDGMVLKNVIVK; encoded by the coding sequence ATGACTGGTAAGAAACTCAACGTAGTTGGACTCAATTGTGGTACCAGTATAGATGGTATTGATGTGGCACAGTTGGAAGTATCCCTTGAACAGGCTGATAATGCTGCTGGTTTTTTCAGTCTTAATGTGAAACTCCTCCACTACAGCGAAGCCCAAATCGACCCACACCTCAAGAAATTAGTATTAGACACTTGTTACCCAGGTAAGAGTACAACCATAGCCGATGTCTGTGACTTGAACTTTGCTATTGGTGAAGCGTTTGGGAACGCGGTGTTGGATAGTGGTATAAACTTAGATGAGGTGGATCTCATCTCCAGCCATGGACAAACTGTATGGCATGAACCAAGAGGAGGAGTTAGGAACTCAACCTTGCAATTAGGTGAGCCTTCTGTGATTTCTCAGCTTACTGGTAAAACGGTTGTCAGTGGTTTCAGAACAGCAGAGGTGGCAGTGGGTAGACAGGGAGCACCTATATGTGGGTTTTTAGAAAGTGCACTTCTTCACGATGATGCTAAAGTGATAATCAGCCAGAATATTGGTGGCATTGGAAATGCTACTGTCATTGATCCCAAATTAACTTTCTTCCAGTTTGACACCGGCCCTGGGAATATGATGATTGACACGGCTGTGAAGATCTTGACAGACAACCAGAAACAATACGATGTTTCTGGGAGCATGGCTAATGAAGGTGAGAATGAGATAGACCATGAGTATGTTGAAGCGTTTTTAAACCAGCCGTACTTCGGCCTTTCGCCGCCAAAAACAACCGGTCGGGAGTtatttggtgataatgTTAGTGAAAGAATCACTAAGGAGCTAATAAGTAAAGGGTTGAGTCCATCTGGAGTGGTTGCAACAATTACTCGCATAACTAGTGAAAGTATTTCCAGAGCCTACGAAATGCATGTTCTTCCACAAGTGACTAATTCCGAGATAGACGAAATATACCTATGTGGAGGAGGAGCCTACAATACCAACCTTGTGAAGAATCTCCAAAAAAGGTTTCCAACTACcaaagttgcaaaattaaATGAGAGATCGCCAGTGAATGCCGAATCAAAAGAAGCGGTAGCATTTGCAATATTGGGCTACTTGTGCATTACTGGAGCATACGCCGAAATTCCCCGATTTTCTGAATCCGAGGAAAAAACGCATATGGGTGTTATCACTCCAGGCAAGAATTTTAACAGGTTGTTCTCTTGGATCTCAGGATTAGACGGAATGGTGTTAAAAAATGTTATCGTAAAATAA